Within the Triplophysa dalaica isolate WHDGS20190420 chromosome 2, ASM1584641v1, whole genome shotgun sequence genome, the region TGGGGAGATGTTTCCTTTAGGTTATTTATGCAGTTATACAAAAAAAGAACTAaagaattattatttatttattatgaacgGATCATCTTGAATAATTACACGATTGAGCCTAAATAAagcttttcagttttttacagCACACCGTGAGCAAAAATTTGCAGTCGCAAATAGTTTCACATCAACCCTATGGTTACGGATGCATTGTCGTATAGAATTTATCAATTGATCCTCCGAAAATAACCTTTTAACTTGTGCATATCAGGAACCTGCCTCTCCAAATTAGTGCCAAGAGAGGTCACACTAATACTGACTTTTGCTCgaatttattcaatattttttatttttttgtgtaaatattcattgtatTTCTGTTTGTATCTTAATAGACTTTTGCATAGTAATGTACATCACATTAAACATGTTGTAATATCATTTTACAACCATTAACAGTCAGTTTACAACAGACTCTAATTGACTTTCAGCACACTTACAAACAGGCATATTGGCCTTGGCTCAATCTGGGCTGATGAGTTGCTTCTCATTTCTTATACTGAGCATTTACATTTGCTTTTCAGGAAAACAAACAACGAGGAGATGGGAGGACATGAGAATCCAAGggatacatatttggaacatggATTACTTTGTAATCTCAGCAAAGCAAGATGCAGTTAAAGTATGCAAAATTAAAGCTGTATAATATCCCGCAAAATTGTTGTGAAGGGGAGAGGACATTCGCAAGTTTCTACAAACATGAGTTTCGTGTGGGATGCACTAGTGTGTCCTCGGTCCTAGCTCCTATACAAGTGCCCTCTCTGaaaattttattaaatgcaaactgcaCACCACTCCGCCCTGAACTTTAAACCACCTCACCTTAAATGTTTCCTATAATCAAATGACCTTAGAATCTCATACTCACTTTTGATCTCTGAAGATGTCCCTCAGAAAATGCCGGTCTATGGTGGGGAACATCGAGAAGAGTTGGTACTCCTTCAGCTTGGCTGCGCTGTCTTTCTTATCCATATCTTTCCGGCTTGACCTGGACTGAATCACAGATATGGCTCATTGTTACCTCGTCCCATTACAGTTATAATGactgaatgagtgtttatgtaaAGTATATGTGTTACCTTCTCTATGCTGTCTTGCATCACCTGCTCTTCAATCATGATGTCCCTCAGAGAGACGGTCGTACAGGACGCACTCCAGTGGTCCATATAAGGAGCATCATCATACAAACCTTTGCTTCCCTGTTGTTCACCCCAATGGTCGGTATCTTCATTGCCATGGTGACATGAATGAAAGGACAGAAAATAACAGAAGGAGAAAAATTATTAATAGAGTGTGTTTTGCACTGGTCAATGAATAGACAGAGGAAAAGAAAGGGACGTATCGAGAGAAGTAAGGTACAGGAAGTAGTGACTAAATGGAATTATTGCAAAATTTTACGTTTAAGTTGATGAAATCAACAAGACtaaatgggaaaaaaaacaaagaattataTCCAAAGTGCTATTACGTGAAgctaacacatttttaataggATTCCTATTAGTGATTCTAACTATAAGAAAATACTGTCTGTCAttgttttaaagagacagtttaccttaaatgaaacttctgtcattatttactcaccctaaaatCATTTCAACATGTATGATTTtagttgttctgctgaacacatgAAAGATATTTAGAGGAATGTCtgtaacaaaatatttctggggcactattgaccaCCATTGTAAGAAAAccactactatggtagtcaatggtccCCACTGTTTGATCTCAGACAGTCTTCAAATACCTtcctttgtgttgaacagaacaaagaaatgcatacaggtttgaaacaactcgaggttgagtaaattaaatcattttcatttttgtgtgacttatccctttaaaactgcAGTCAGTTTGCCTCTATCGCCATatctgtttgaaacatacaaTTGCTTTACATATCCTTACATGTGTTGAAggcaaatgcattaaaatgataCTTTCgcaaacttaaataaaaaaatatataagctTGCCATTGTGAACCAAGAAGACGGTTTTGAACATTGATTTTTACATTCTTGCTCAATAACtgatatttgattaaaaaagtgACATATTGCAGCGATTAGAATTAGGAAGTAAGTTGTCTCACTCTCTTGCAGTTGCTGATAGGACAGGGCAGCTTGTCTGTGCTTCTTCTGCCAAAGACAACAGACACTAGTAAGTTTTACATCATACATCAGACAAGCAGATTAATTTCCAAACATTGTACGGATAAGATGAACAAGACATGTAACCTACTTGGATAGTTTCTTTCCATTTCTGGTGCAGAAGTTTGGCCAAGTTTAGGTCTATTTGCACTGCACAATCATCTGATGAGAAGGCACCTGCATCCACATGAAGACGAAAGAgacatttatatacattgtaAATGCGTGAATGAGaaggggatagttcatccaaaaaagaaGGTcttaaatttctttcttttcatccTCATttactttccttcttctgcagaacacagaagataatttaaagaacattgatAACCAAACTAGGGGTGAGCAACCTGACGATCTCGAAGGCGTCTGCAATCCACCTTTAATGGAACCGTGAGGATCATGATCTTGTCTTGTCTAAAACAAGAGGTTTGTTCGACATCATTCAGCGCTGCAAAGACCCATTGGCATATGACATTGAAGCATCGCAAGAGCTCTATATGCTTTCCAATCACTCTAGCCGTGCTGTGGGGTGTCACTCGTGCAATACAGTTTTGCAAGTGCATAGACAGAGtggcttgtttgtgtgaagtgtatTTGTCCTTTTGCttgttagtgtgtaatgttaatCGATGATGCACTGCTAATTTACGTAGTTTTAGTCCGTTTTGCGATTGAAACTCATTTCCCAGCTGTATTGAGTTCATATAGCCTATTTCTAGTGGATTATGATTGTGGATTTCCGTGATGCGGAATCCTGTTGTTTAAATCTATCATCTGCTGGTTCTGCTTGTATGAGTGAATGTGTTGCACAGTTTAAAGTGCTACACATGTGACGCTCATGGATTTGTATGTGTCTTACAGTTTGAGGacataaacacatgaacatcaGGTTCAGAGTTGccctgagagtttatttcaggTGCATTTGACTGTTTTCACTGTTTGAGAAAAACTATCGTCTCTGaactacacacactgaaacTCAAGTGTCTTGTGGGAGCGACTTCACGACAACTCGTCAAAATTGAACACAGGTTGACCTTcgaatgaaaaaatactgtagtgttctatagtatttgatataaaaattgTGGTATTCTTGTTGTAATTGATCAACTGtagtataatttaatatttactatagtaaggttcaaaaacactataatatCTAGgtattttactgcagtttactataggCCTAGTAAATACTATTGCAAAGGCTAATGCAGTatttttatgtggacaaatatattactattgtataataaaaaattggacaaaacagaacaataaaaatgGGTCAACTATAAATGATATGGTCCTAATTGAtccatttgtatttaaaatgaatgtccTTTGTTGTAAACCAATCTATTTATGTGATGATCtccatttgtgttttataaagatgATAAAAGACGTTTTACACTTGTGCTACATgtacaactgtttggcctgtgctacaaaactttaaacctttgTAGCACCAGTGCAATGTGCAAAAAAGTGAATGTACAGCCTTGTATTTCAATTCAGATCGTGGAGACTCTTTGTTAAGAAGATCGTGATATGCTTTTTTGGGAAGATAGCTTAGCCCTAAACCAAACAacaacccattgacttgcattgtctggacacaaaaccactgagacatttctaacagagacatttcttgTGCTCAACAGAGGGAAGAGTAATACtgtgtacaggttttgaacgacattcgggtaaataaatgatgacagattctGGATAGATAAAGACGATTCtttatccctttaaagacaACAAGAGATATCATATTTTTAACAATTGATTGATCAGATTATTGGTTACCTGGACTGACCCCTACAGGTCCATACAGCTCAGTGAGCTGCATTGCAAGTTCAGTTGGAAGTTTTAGCTCCAGAGTCTGAAAGTACATTGTATTTGGCTCTCTTCTTTCCCGCTCAGTTCTCCTTCTCTCCTTTTCACGTTCCTTTCTCGCCTCCTCCTCCTTGCTCTCAATTTCATCAACCTGACGCAGGAGTAATTGTGTTATTGCATCCACTTCTGCAATCATCTCTTCGTCATCCTTTTCTTTCTCCACTTCATCCTCCTCGCTCCATTCCTCAAACGCTCCCTCATGCATGGAAAAACTGGCTCACCTTCAGTAACTATTGTCTCTATCTGGCTTGGATCTGTTTTATTAGGCTCTTCAACATTAGCTACTGGAACCTGTAGGTGTGCACCAGTGTCTTCTGTTGGTTGGTCTACAATGGATGACTCATGTTTCTCGTCTTTAATGCTGACACCATCATAAGAACCGTCAGCTTCACTTTGTGAACTTTTTCCAGTGCTCCAATCATCATAAGCCTGGCTCAAGTCACTAAAGTTAGTTTCTTGTGACTTGGGACTGATGCTACTTGGTGAACTTTTGCTTGAGTCCACATTTTGGTTATCTCTGGCATTGTCAAAATCTGAGCCCATCACTTTTTCTATGGATTGATCTTTCTCTGCATCCACAGAAGGAAAAGACTCCAATTCAGCCTCCACCTGCTCGTCTTCTTTATATAGCTGTTCTCCTGAATCTAGCAACAAATTAGTTGTCCATTCCATATCTTGATGGCACTTCTCATAAAGGTCCTCCAGGATGTCCATGGAGACACGTCTGAAGTGCCTACTCAGAATCTCAAGGTTGTACTGTTTGGAGTGGCATTCCTTAAATTCGTTCTCTTCTACCTGAGAGCCTTTCTCGTGGACAACACGATATGGCACCCCCTGTTGGCAGGCAGACTGCTCTTCTTTCGTTTTTGGATTGAAACGGAAAGAGTTACCTTCGAATATAACCAAAGCGACACTAGTAAAATCTTCCGAAGTACATTTGTGCTGGTCAATTCGCCAAAGCAAAGCAAAGTCCTGAGGGTGTGTTTGGGTTGAAGCACTGGAACATGACACCAGTGATGGTGTGGGATCAGGGAGAATGTGTGAAATAACTGGAGATTGTGAGGGTGGTGAGGAGGGACTTTGATTGGTGAAGGTAAGCGCCAGTTTACAAGATTTTCCTGATCTTCGATTGAGACCTCTCCGTCTCTCCAGACTGCTTTCAGATTCTAAACCACCCCTCAAACACTGATGTCCTTGGTTGTTGGGGCTCATGCTGCTTTTATCCTCTGACACTGCAAGCTCCACCTCCTCAACCTTCTCCTGTGTGTCCTCAACAGACACTGGATCTGACTGCTCAGTCTGTTCTTCTTGTTTTGTGGGAATTGGAGAACTCAACAAATCTTGACTTGGGTCAGTGCCTTCGGAAAACTTCTGCACACAGTCAGGGACCTCAGACCTGGTCTCCAAGGTCAAGTCCTCCTCTtttccacccaaaaatgaggaATGCTGAGAAGCTGGTGATGAGTTTCCTTTTAGAAGATCTATAAGTTTTTGAAATTCAGCTTTCTTAAATTCATCAGTACAAAATTGATTCGCCTCATCAGAAGAAACATTCTCTATTTCTTCCACGGCACTAGACTCCACGTTCTTTACAGAGCGATTCTTTGAGCTTTGTCGTCTTATTTGCTGCTGGCCTTGAGATTCCATTGGCCAGTCTCCCACAAACTCCAACAGCTCTGGTCGCACTACATTGTCATCAGAAAGAGGCTCACTTTCACATTCCCTCTCCTTTTCCTGCTCGAAAGGCCCATCACTGGAGTTCTTTTCACTTCTAACATACGCTCTTTCCCTTTTTACTCGTTGATCAATGGCCTCTGAAAATGCTACAGGCTGCTCTAGAAACTTCTCTTTAGATGTCCCGGTGTCCACAATACAGGCATCCAGCTCCACATCCAAATCTTCTCCATCAAGCATGTCAGACAGTGGCGTCCCCGACCCTTCCTGAGCATTCTCACAAACCAGCATTGGCTCCTTAGAACCGAAGGATCGCATTTTACCTTCTTCTTCGCCTGTGGAAGTACCGAACATCTGTCTAACTGAGGACACATCAGGCAGTGATGCGGAAAGATATGGATTTGGTTTGCTTAACCCAGAGTCACCAACAAGATCAGGATGGCTGATGCCAGGAGGAAAAGACTCcctaaagaaaatatattaaaatatgtaattttttaattataaaaatagcacaagacaaataaacatcaataacatgTAATGTAAGTGCTTACTGTGGTTGGCCAGCATCAGCTTGTGTTAAGTCCACAACACTTGGTACAGGTTCTGGTTTATTTGAATTCATGATGCTTTGGACGGAGACAAATCTGTCATATCGATCGAGCATACGTCTGATCTTTTCTTTCGATACTTGGTGTCTTGTACGCCTATATAGAGATGATAAAGGAGAATCAGTTTCTTTGCCATTTAGTGATTATGTGCAGCTATGGATTGCTGTTGTATGCTAGTATGTGTTATTCATACTGTAAGAGTAGTTTGGAGatataaaaacgttatagtgATTCAAACAGTGCATAATGATTTGCATGTAGTAAGCAAATGTGCTTAATGGTTATTTGTGGTCATGTCTAACATACTTCTCCAGCTCTCTGGGTTTGGCTTTCCACCAGGTATCTGGCTCACGAAAAAGCACCCTATACCTGCATTTTTGTGCCTAGGAAAAGGAAAAGCCTATGATCAGCACAATGAACCTGTGTAAGTCAGTGTgagctacatttacatttttgtgttaaatcAACTGCAAGTATGTGTATGCAGGCAAGTATGAAACTTTCCACcgaaaaaatctaaaacaacaTGTGtaacatgaatataaattaaaaaattaaattttactcaaaataaattaaattttgcaAAATCACAGCACATCTTTTACAATTGAAATTAGAGAGGCCCCAATACTACATTTCTCCACTGATACGATAGTCGGTGATAAAAACTATTAATactgaacatcaaactggtgattttcttgacattttctatatacagagcacaaattcatagaatttttctgtcctcttttgattaaCAGGAattaaattgcttttatcaTATATTGGATTATTGGCCAAtatatcagtgcatctctaCTAGAAATATAACATACTGTCGGCTAGGGTTGGGaatcataaaaatgttatcGATTCCAATTCCGATTCTGCTTATCCATTTCGATTCTTGTCGATTCCCAGTTTCGATTCTACAgtttaagtaaaacatttagatatcaacctGTATGGTTATTAGCCTACTTATTGGCtgattttgtgtatatatacacagagaaccatgtttttctgatttattacaatttgtataaCCATAGTTGAAttacatcatggttaaactgtagtaaactatggttaatttatgattttattaaaatttaattattattaaaccatgcttactatagtaaaaaggACCTAAATTGAGATAACATAAGATCACGCAACacttttacttttcttaaaacATGCCCACGGGAATTGATAAGAGGAATTCAAATTTTAATCAAGTATCCTATTCATTTCAATTCCGATCAGATTCCTAGCCTTTCGATTGGAATTGATTTTGATTCCCAACCCTGCCGGCTACTACTGTGCATTTagcttttatttcatatatgtgttttattataaactgCTCACCATGGCAATGTATGGTTTCATCTCCCAACACTGCATATTGGTGTTGTCTATTATGATGGGCGTTTGGCATTTTTCAAAAGCCTCTTTTGCTGAAAAGTGTACAAATTGTTCACCAAAAAGACATTCCATGAGATCAGGCTGTTTATttaattgacaaataaaaagtTGAACACACAGGG harbors:
- the n4bp2 gene encoding LOW QUALITY PROTEIN: NEDD4-binding protein 2 (The sequence of the model RefSeq protein was modified relative to this genomic sequence to represent the inferred CDS: inserted 1 base in 1 codon), which translates into the protein MPKKKKSGQSPSRGTRQRAEYGSGPESRAHGTNGSVVTQSDSSWGYSNYIGSTLPGSGQSSSQNRDKVIQGMQEMFSHLDPEVIYMVLSEADFKVENAMDSLLELSNAAEGTDPPPPHVSGFEQAAALLGASHSQTELHSGTAHSFACLNMPASQPKVIPDETHFTEDFDTLLDQELETFTLQASPLMSSIPVSALPPPSQSIPLSSLPPTSQTHYPAAQTLSEFEQLNQESNTECVSVAGGSPVNELSFGGGRIPEQKNISLDFSHLTLDASPGEQRLSAFQVYRRPDQLPTNTQVSAVSRHNEALSTPAMFWNTRAAEFHPRNDGPAFITPVISNPTPWNMNPISAAQWLAQRPIRQAPLKPSATVPQSWTMPTKNRLKLEGHVLVLLRGAPGSGKTTLAMALVGHNPGGVVLSTDEYFTRNGDYHYEPDLLGEAHEWNQKRAKEAFEKCQTPIIIDNTNMQCWEMKPYIAMAQKCRYRVLFREPDTWWKAKPRELEKRTRHQVSKEKIRRMLDRYDRFVSVQSIMNSNKPEPVPSVVDLTQADAGQPQESFPPGISHPDLVGDSGLSKPNPYLSASLPDVSSVRQMFGTSTGEEEGKMRSFGSKEPMLVCENAQEGSGTPLSDMLDGEDLDVELDACIVDTGTSKEKFLEQPVAFSEAIDQRVKRERAYVRSEKNSSDGPFEQEKERECESEPLSDDNVVRPELLEFVGDWPMESQGQQQIRRQSSKNRSVKNVESSAVEEIENVSSDEANQFCTDEFKKAEFQKLIDLLKGNSSPASQHSSFLGGKEEDLTLETRSEVPDCVQKFSEGTDPSQDLLSSPIPTKQEEQTEQSDPVSVEDTQEKVEEVELAVSEDKSSMSPNNQGHQCLRGGLESESSLERRRGLNRRSGKSCKLALTFTNQSPSSPPSQSPVISHILPDPTPSLVSCSSASTQTHPQDFALLWRIDQHKCTSEDFTSVALVIFEGNSFRFNPKTKEEQSACQQGVPYRVVHEKGSQVEENEFKECHSKQYNLEILSRHFRRVSMDILEDLYEKCHQDMEWTTNLLLDSGEQLYKEDEQVEAELESFPSVDAEKDQSIEKVMGSDFDNARDNQNVDSSKSSPSSISPKSQETNFSDLSQAYDDWSTGKSSQSEADGSYDGVSIKDEKHESSIVDQPTEDTGAHLQVPVANVEEPNKTDPSQIETIVTEGEPVFPCMRERLXEWSEEDEVEKEKDDEEMIAEVDAITQLLLRQVDEIESKEEEARKEREKERRRTERERREPNTMYFQTLELKLPTELAMQLTELYGPVGVSPGAFSSDDCAVQIDLNLAKLLHQKWKETIQKKHRQAALSYQQLQENTDHWGEQQGSKGLYDDAPYMDHWSASCTTVSLRDIMIEEQVMQDSIEKSRSSRKDMDKKDSAAKLKEYQLFSMFPTIDRHFLRDIFRDQNYSLEQTEQFLHALLDDGPVRNVVASESALQRNGTSRPQSKERKWKQRDVQAEAAQFQDTEDPEYEDFRTEAVLHKSRQIESFNKAAEAYRQGRKDVASFYAQQGRNHGDKMREANHLAAMQIFERVNTSLLPQNILDLHGLHVDEAIDHLSKVLEEKTSEWHQGLCGSQLSVITGKGNHSQGGVARIRPAVLDYLKSHHYSYAEPKTGLVLVTLH